One Streptomyces lincolnensis genomic region harbors:
- a CDS encoding extracellular solute-binding protein produces the protein MRPHAGAPMSRRRFLSLSAAGAVGGAAALSGCAMQVSSGVGGGSGETITMMVKADDITPDLVQQALKDTGIAIKRVDFDITKLIAMLTSGNPPDLVRGVGAVDAAYFAAREVMEDLDPYFAKSAVLKRDDLDPVNDLWRFDGRTQGKGPRYGMAKDFSQDSMYWYNTSAFDRHGVAYPAELEPTTYEEWLETAQRLVQRSKGQTSLFGGTYNGLLKATLMSTLTASAGGSLFSDDFSRIDFTTPEARKALGWYIEYCKLKVGASPIMPDPNGWDGPTYQAGRLAMCNSGYWMGGMIATDEKLAEVSRLAPTPVFEGGPRVSACQAGTGLWMPKKAPHKDAAWRIFEWYFGEAPAKARASGGWGIPTLKSLRPLMPAKAEHQKRVLKVQENELKHFSVVAFSPYTTGDSFEALFNQVAPAAMTGEISVDTLAGRLNSVLNEQLKRGKEQVG, from the coding sequence ATGCGCCCCCATGCCGGTGCCCCCATGAGCCGCCGCCGATTTCTCTCCCTCTCCGCCGCCGGCGCGGTGGGCGGCGCGGCGGCCCTGAGCGGCTGTGCGATGCAGGTGTCCAGCGGGGTCGGCGGCGGCTCGGGCGAGACCATCACGATGATGGTCAAGGCGGACGACATCACCCCGGACCTGGTCCAGCAGGCCCTGAAGGACACCGGTATCGCGATCAAGCGGGTCGACTTCGACATCACCAAGCTGATCGCGATGCTCACCAGCGGCAACCCGCCGGACCTGGTGCGCGGTGTGGGAGCCGTGGACGCGGCGTACTTCGCGGCCCGGGAGGTGATGGAGGACCTCGACCCGTACTTCGCCAAAAGCGCCGTGCTCAAGCGGGACGACCTCGACCCGGTCAACGACCTGTGGCGCTTCGATGGCAGGACGCAGGGCAAGGGCCCGCGGTACGGCATGGCGAAGGACTTCTCCCAGGACTCCATGTACTGGTACAACACCTCGGCCTTCGACAGGCACGGGGTCGCCTATCCGGCGGAGCTGGAACCGACCACGTACGAGGAGTGGCTGGAGACCGCCCAGCGCCTGGTCCAGCGGTCCAAGGGGCAGACGAGCCTCTTCGGCGGCACCTACAACGGTCTGCTCAAGGCCACCCTCATGTCGACCCTGACGGCGTCGGCCGGCGGCAGCCTCTTCAGCGACGACTTCTCCCGGATCGACTTCACCACCCCCGAGGCCCGCAAGGCCCTGGGCTGGTACATCGAGTACTGCAAGCTCAAGGTCGGGGCGAGCCCGATCATGCCCGACCCCAACGGCTGGGACGGGCCCACCTACCAGGCCGGACGGCTGGCCATGTGCAACTCCGGCTACTGGATGGGCGGCATGATCGCCACCGACGAGAAGCTGGCGGAGGTCTCCCGGCTCGCCCCCACCCCGGTCTTCGAGGGCGGTCCGCGGGTCAGCGCCTGCCAGGCCGGCACCGGACTGTGGATGCCGAAGAAGGCCCCCCACAAGGACGCCGCCTGGCGGATCTTCGAGTGGTACTTCGGCGAGGCACCGGCCAAGGCCCGCGCCTCCGGCGGCTGGGGCATCCCGACCCTGAAGTCCCTGCGCCCGCTGATGCCGGCGAAGGCGGAGCACCAGAAGCGCGTGCTGAAGGTGCAGGAGAACGAGCTGAAGCACTTCTCGGTGGTGGCCTTCTCCCCGTACACCACGGGCGATTCCTTCGAGGCCCTCTTCAACCAGGTCGCCCCGGCCGCGATGACGGGCGAGATCTCCGTCGACACCCTCGCCGGACGACTCAACTCGGTGCTCAACGAGCAGCTCAAGCGCGGCAAGGAGCAGGTCGGATGA
- a CDS encoding carbohydrate ABC transporter permease, producing the protein MTVDQMSTVADRPRATASAGRTRSAGRAGATMTARRHRAFYMFVAPWIVGFLLLTIVPMAYALWLSFTTFDGISPNWHYVGLGNYRELMNDSVTWDSLGRAGLFAVVSVPLSIVAGLGLAVLVNRPIRARGLFRTLLYLPAVVPPVGAGIAFKNLFDQNAGATNGVLTFFGFDAIGWLADPYARYVLIMTVLWGAGNIMIISLAGLQDVPRELHEAARIDGASAWRTFRSITVPLLSPVLLFQTVTGVIASVQTIMPMLLAPLATTGGLTTVPQSNYTYMIHVFSQYFALGRYGYASALLWVLFVLILIATGLIFRFTSGVVFYNVDPEAKK; encoded by the coding sequence ATGACGGTCGATCAGATGTCCACGGTCGCGGACCGGCCCCGTGCCACCGCGTCGGCCGGCCGGACCCGGTCCGCGGGCCGGGCCGGGGCCACGATGACCGCGCGCAGACACCGGGCGTTCTACATGTTCGTCGCGCCGTGGATCGTCGGGTTCCTGCTGCTGACCATCGTGCCGATGGCGTACGCGCTGTGGCTGAGCTTCACCACGTTCGACGGTATCTCCCCGAACTGGCACTACGTCGGCCTCGGCAACTACCGCGAGCTGATGAACGACTCGGTGACCTGGGACTCCCTGGGTCGCGCGGGGCTGTTCGCGGTGGTCTCGGTGCCGCTGTCGATCGTCGCGGGCCTGGGCCTGGCCGTCCTGGTCAACCGGCCGATCAGGGCCCGCGGGCTGTTCCGCACCCTGCTGTATCTGCCGGCGGTGGTGCCGCCGGTCGGCGCCGGTATCGCCTTCAAGAACCTCTTCGACCAGAACGCCGGTGCCACCAACGGCGTCCTGACGTTCTTCGGCTTCGACGCCATCGGCTGGCTCGCCGACCCCTACGCCCGCTACGTGCTCATCATGACGGTGCTCTGGGGCGCCGGAAACATCATGATCATCTCGCTGGCGGGGCTCCAGGACGTGCCCCGCGAACTCCACGAGGCGGCCCGCATCGACGGCGCGAGCGCCTGGCGGACCTTCCGCAGCATCACCGTGCCCCTGCTGTCACCGGTCCTGCTCTTCCAGACCGTGACCGGGGTGATCGCCTCCGTCCAGACGATCATGCCGATGCTGCTGGCACCCCTCGCCACCACCGGCGGCCTCACCACGGTCCCGCAGTCCAACTACACGTACATGATCCACGTGTTCTCGCAGTACTTCGCGCTCGGCCGCTACGGCTACGCCTCCGCACTCCTGTGGGTGCTCTTCGTCCTGATCCTCATCGCGACCGGTCTCATCTTCAGGTTCACGTCCGGTGTGGTGTTCTACAACGTCGACCCGGAGGCGAAGAAGTGA
- a CDS encoding carbohydrate ABC transporter permease has product MTATSLTPKSPVRVRIRANRLILYTVLVAVTGLFLGPFGWLVLTGLKTPAELASAPVHWVPAHIQWHNFADAFDLIDFLGYARNSLIIAFVYAGLVTLSSAWVGYGFARLSAPGKKTLFGILIGSMMLPQMITLLPTYLIFAKLGMVDTYWPWVLWGLSSAPYLVFLFRQFFAGLPRELEEAAIVDGCGYGTIFWRIFLPQSWPVLSASFVIAFTWTWGDYIAPQLLLSTDRSTLAVAVMTTYVSSAGTPITNLQAAASVMYVVPILLIFLVAQRGFVAGMSTSGLK; this is encoded by the coding sequence GTGACCGCCACCAGCCTGACCCCCAAGTCCCCGGTCCGCGTGCGGATACGCGCCAACCGCCTCATCCTCTACACGGTCCTGGTCGCCGTCACCGGACTGTTCCTCGGCCCCTTCGGCTGGCTGGTGCTCACCGGTCTGAAGACCCCGGCCGAACTCGCCTCCGCCCCCGTGCACTGGGTGCCCGCGCACATCCAGTGGCACAACTTCGCCGACGCCTTCGACCTCATCGACTTCCTCGGCTACGCCCGCAACTCCCTGATCATCGCCTTTGTCTACGCCGGTCTGGTCACCCTCAGCTCCGCCTGGGTCGGCTACGGCTTCGCCCGGCTGTCCGCGCCCGGCAAGAAGACGCTGTTCGGCATCCTCATCGGCTCGATGATGCTGCCCCAGATGATCACCCTGCTGCCCACCTACCTGATCTTCGCCAAGCTCGGCATGGTCGACACGTACTGGCCGTGGGTGCTGTGGGGCCTGTCCTCCGCCCCCTATCTGGTCTTCCTGTTCCGCCAGTTCTTCGCCGGGCTGCCCCGCGAGCTGGAGGAGGCCGCGATCGTCGACGGCTGCGGCTACGGCACGATCTTCTGGCGGATCTTCCTGCCGCAGTCCTGGCCGGTGCTGTCCGCGAGCTTCGTGATCGCCTTCACCTGGACCTGGGGCGACTACATCGCCCCGCAGTTGCTGCTCTCCACCGACAGGTCCACCCTCGCCGTCGCCGTCATGACGACCTATGTCTCCTCGGCCGGCACGCCCATCACCAACCTCCAGGCCGCGGCCTCCGTGATGTACGTCGTGCCGATCCTGCTGATCTTCCTCGTCGCCCAGCGCGGCTTCGTCGCCGGCATGTCGACCTCGGGCCTCAAGTAG
- a CDS encoding glycosyl hydrolase family 28 protein has product MNTPLSRRTALQAAGVVAAAGLAGSIAGTAQAAAADETGTTGDSVVVHPTLPQVPVNNSFTVKVRPLGGTWQKLGVHLAKLALIDATTGSNRAQNSSWAAFDFSGTVEVEVTYNPGGGETFRIRPDSYGIKPEVLGSTARFTLDRPRNVVVQVDDKIFDCLHLFANPIEQDVPAEGDKKVMYFGPGLHTTADRLLKVPSGTTVYLAAGAVLTSQVIFENVENSRLIGRGVLYNSPNGALFIRKTENVTIDGITILNPRYENVRVAESRNLTIKNLRAFSHQGWGDGIQLYCSENVTIDGCFLRTSDDCVALYTHRWDFYGDTRNITVKNCSLWADVAHPINIGVHGNSENPEMLENLTYENIDILDHREPQVTYQGAIAFMVGDSNLVRDVRFDNIRVEDFRWGQLVHMRVEYNPKYNTSAGRGIENVYIKDLSYNGKNADLSIIAGLDADHAIKDVTFENLSVNGRVIRDSGGKPGWFLASDGVPMFTNEHVTNLKFLTTAEAAAAS; this is encoded by the coding sequence ATGAACACGCCCCTGTCCCGCCGTACCGCTCTCCAGGCCGCCGGTGTCGTCGCTGCCGCCGGTTTGGCCGGCAGCATCGCGGGCACCGCACAAGCCGCCGCGGCGGACGAGACCGGCACCACCGGCGACAGCGTGGTCGTCCACCCGACCCTTCCCCAGGTGCCTGTCAACAACTCCTTCACCGTCAAGGTCCGGCCGCTCGGCGGCACCTGGCAGAAGCTCGGTGTCCACCTCGCCAAGCTCGCACTGATCGACGCGACCACCGGCAGCAACAGAGCCCAGAACTCCTCCTGGGCCGCCTTCGACTTCTCCGGCACCGTCGAGGTCGAGGTCACGTACAACCCCGGCGGCGGCGAGACGTTCCGCATCCGCCCGGACTCGTACGGCATCAAGCCCGAGGTGCTCGGCAGCACCGCGCGCTTCACCCTGGACCGGCCCCGCAACGTCGTCGTCCAGGTCGACGACAAGATCTTCGACTGCCTGCACCTGTTCGCGAACCCGATCGAGCAGGACGTGCCCGCCGAGGGCGACAAGAAGGTCATGTACTTCGGGCCCGGGCTGCACACCACCGCCGACCGGTTGCTGAAGGTGCCCAGCGGCACCACCGTCTATCTGGCCGCCGGTGCCGTCCTCACCTCACAGGTGATCTTCGAGAACGTGGAGAACTCCCGGCTCATCGGCCGCGGCGTGCTCTACAACTCTCCCAACGGGGCGCTCTTCATCCGCAAGACCGAGAACGTCACCATCGACGGCATCACGATCCTCAACCCCCGCTACGAGAACGTTCGGGTCGCCGAGTCGCGGAACCTCACCATCAAGAACCTGCGCGCCTTCAGTCACCAGGGCTGGGGCGACGGCATCCAGCTCTACTGCTCCGAGAACGTCACGATCGACGGCTGCTTCCTGCGCACGTCCGACGACTGCGTCGCCCTGTACACCCACCGCTGGGACTTCTACGGCGACACCCGCAACATCACGGTCAAGAACTGCTCGCTCTGGGCCGACGTCGCCCACCCGATCAACATCGGCGTGCACGGCAACTCCGAGAACCCGGAGATGCTGGAGAACCTGACCTACGAGAACATCGACATCCTCGACCACCGCGAGCCGCAGGTGACCTACCAGGGCGCCATCGCCTTCATGGTCGGCGACAGCAACCTCGTCCGGGACGTCAGGTTCGACAACATCCGAGTGGAGGACTTTCGCTGGGGCCAGCTCGTCCACATGCGGGTCGAGTACAACCCGAAGTACAACACCTCGGCAGGCCGCGGCATCGAGAACGTCTACATCAAGGACCTCAGCTACAACGGCAAGAACGCCGACCTCTCGATCATCGCCGGCCTCGACGCGGACCACGCCATCAAGGACGTCACCTTCGAGAACCTCAGCGTCAACGGCAGGGTCATACGCGACAGCGGGGGCAAGCCCGGCTGGTTCCTGGCCTCGGACGGCGTGCCCATGTTCACCAACGAGCACGTCACGAACCTCAAGTTCCTGACCACCGCCGAGGCGGCCGCCGCGTCATGA
- a CDS encoding alginate lyase family protein, which produces MRDSALPAPSRRGFLGGTAALLLVAGASGLLAPGTARAAAPNTTGARAFAHPGLLHSAADLARMKAAVTAQQAPVYDGYLAFAAHARSKATYTVQNTGQITSWGRGPANFQNQAPADAAAAYQNALMWAVTGNRAHADKARDILDAWSASLTAITGADGPLGAGLQAFKFVNAAELLRHTGYDGWAEADIARCERSFLDVWYPAVSGYMLYANGNWDLTALQTIAAIGVFCERPTLFEDALRFAAAGAGNGSIAHRIVTDAGQGQESGRDQGHEQLAAGLTGDLAQVAWNQGVDLWGHDDHRILANFEYAARYNLGGDVPFTPDLDRTGKYIKTTVSDKVRGTLPPIYEMAYAHYAGVRGLDTPYTEAAVFRGTGGTRLVEGGNDDLPGWGTFTYAGTEAPAPTVPTAPAGVTAVGTGEDITVGWLPSTGASTYSVRRATAPEGPYEEIATGLGTPTYTDRGIRPGRTYHYTVTAANSRGGSGDSVPASASAGLPEPWATRDVGAVRIPGAAVFDGERFVLEASGTADTYRLVHLPLSGDGTVTARIVWPLSSQYSKIGVTVRAGLDADAAHASMLIQGLPLHTWSGVWSVRERAGAAVSGTGSTPVPPSQQDAITVNASFPISSLGTLPESATPLEAPYVEGAGDGYRLRTPYWVRVTRKGRRCTGAISPDGIRWAEVGTTEVELGRTAHAGLVLTSCLGVDEAYAETGTGAFDNVSVTSAYGGEVWAVPKPARAAGDLGAAGGADAVELAWTDPDPSARYKVLRATEADGPYVTVATGIGPVGSGTRIRYADATGTPGTTYHYAVAKTNTSGRGPLSDSASAVMPTPAVPQLTSARTAFANKGVTFKHLLRGSHEPVRFAADGLPDGLRLDKRTGLISGTPTETGEFTVRTGAGNAAGDGTGTLTLTVGTPPPAPWTYGDLGDVVLDERAFGTLGVVAIRAPGSTSCADGTFTVRGAGVDLSVNNQGMTGQFVRRPVTGDCEVTARLVSRTGATADRVGLLMAKSLSPFDQAAGVIVTGGTTGQLMLRPTVAGASAFSGTTTVQLPLLLRLKRTGTAFAAAISTDEGTTWTDLASGQIPGFGDAPYHVGLVVCSRSPLALGTAQFEEVSITPI; this is translated from the coding sequence ATGAGAGATTCCGCGCTTCCCGCCCCGAGCCGCCGGGGATTCCTCGGCGGCACGGCGGCCCTGCTGCTGGTGGCGGGCGCGAGCGGACTGCTCGCCCCCGGCACCGCCCGCGCCGCCGCGCCGAACACCACCGGCGCCCGCGCCTTCGCACACCCCGGCCTCCTGCACAGCGCCGCCGACCTCGCCCGGATGAAGGCCGCGGTCACCGCCCAACAGGCACCGGTCTACGACGGCTACCTCGCGTTCGCCGCGCACGCCCGCTCCAAGGCCACGTACACCGTCCAGAACACCGGCCAGATCACCTCCTGGGGCCGCGGTCCCGCGAACTTCCAGAACCAGGCTCCCGCCGACGCGGCCGCCGCCTACCAGAACGCCCTGATGTGGGCCGTCACGGGCAACCGCGCCCACGCCGACAAGGCCCGCGACATCCTCGACGCGTGGTCGGCCTCCCTCACCGCGATCACCGGCGCCGACGGCCCGCTCGGCGCGGGCCTCCAGGCCTTCAAGTTCGTCAACGCGGCCGAGCTGCTGCGGCACACCGGCTACGACGGCTGGGCCGAGGCGGACATCGCCCGCTGCGAGCGGTCCTTTCTCGACGTCTGGTATCCGGCCGTCTCCGGTTACATGCTCTACGCCAACGGCAACTGGGACCTGACGGCCCTTCAGACCATCGCCGCCATCGGCGTGTTCTGCGAGCGGCCCACCCTCTTCGAGGACGCCCTGCGCTTCGCCGCGGCAGGCGCGGGCAACGGCAGCATCGCCCACCGCATCGTCACCGACGCCGGCCAGGGCCAGGAGTCCGGCCGCGACCAGGGCCACGAACAGCTTGCCGCCGGTCTGACCGGCGACCTCGCCCAGGTCGCCTGGAACCAGGGCGTCGACCTGTGGGGCCACGACGACCACCGCATCCTCGCGAACTTCGAGTACGCGGCCCGCTACAACCTCGGCGGCGACGTCCCCTTCACCCCCGACCTCGACCGCACCGGCAAGTACATCAAGACGACCGTCTCCGACAAGGTCCGCGGCACCCTGCCCCCGATCTACGAGATGGCCTACGCCCACTACGCCGGCGTCCGCGGCCTCGACACCCCGTACACCGAGGCCGCCGTCTTCCGCGGCACCGGCGGCACCCGCCTGGTCGAGGGCGGCAACGACGACCTGCCCGGCTGGGGCACCTTCACCTACGCCGGCACCGAGGCACCCGCGCCGACCGTGCCCACCGCGCCCGCCGGCGTCACGGCCGTCGGCACCGGCGAGGACATCACCGTCGGCTGGCTGCCGTCCACGGGGGCGAGCACGTACAGCGTCCGCCGGGCCACCGCGCCCGAGGGCCCGTACGAGGAGATCGCCACCGGCCTCGGCACACCGACGTACACCGACCGCGGGATCCGCCCGGGACGGACGTACCACTACACCGTCACCGCGGCCAACTCCCGGGGCGGCAGCGGCGATTCGGTGCCCGCGTCCGCCTCCGCCGGGCTGCCCGAACCGTGGGCGACCCGGGACGTCGGCGCGGTGAGGATCCCCGGGGCGGCCGTCTTCGACGGGGAGCGGTTCGTGCTGGAGGCGTCCGGCACCGCCGACACCTACCGCCTGGTCCACCTGCCCCTGTCCGGCGACGGCACGGTCACCGCGCGGATCGTGTGGCCGCTCAGCTCGCAGTACTCCAAGATCGGCGTCACCGTCCGGGCCGGCCTCGACGCGGACGCGGCGCACGCCTCGATGCTGATCCAGGGACTGCCACTGCACACCTGGAGCGGTGTGTGGAGCGTCCGCGAAAGGGCCGGAGCCGCCGTCTCCGGCACCGGCAGCACCCCGGTGCCGCCCTCCCAGCAGGACGCGATCACCGTCAACGCGTCCTTCCCGATCTCCAGCCTCGGCACACTGCCGGAATCGGCGACCCCGCTGGAGGCGCCGTACGTGGAGGGCGCGGGCGACGGCTACCGGCTGCGCACGCCGTACTGGGTGCGGGTGACCCGCAAGGGCCGCCGCTGCACCGGCGCCATCTCCCCGGACGGCATCCGCTGGGCCGAAGTGGGCACCACCGAGGTGGAGTTGGGCCGCACCGCCCACGCGGGCCTGGTCCTCACCTCCTGCCTCGGCGTCGACGAGGCGTACGCCGAGACCGGCACCGGCGCCTTCGACAACGTCAGCGTGACCTCGGCGTACGGCGGCGAGGTCTGGGCCGTGCCCAAGCCCGCCCGTGCCGCCGGGGACCTCGGGGCGGCCGGCGGTGCCGACGCCGTCGAGCTGGCCTGGACCGACCCGGACCCGTCCGCCCGGTACAAGGTGCTGCGCGCCACCGAAGCCGACGGCCCCTACGTGACGGTCGCGACGGGCATCGGCCCGGTCGGCTCCGGCACCCGCATCCGGTACGCGGACGCCACCGGCACGCCCGGGACGACGTACCACTACGCCGTCGCCAAGACCAACACCTCCGGACGCGGACCGCTCTCGGACTCCGCCTCCGCCGTCATGCCGACTCCGGCCGTGCCCCAACTCACGTCCGCCAGAACGGCGTTCGCCAACAAGGGCGTCACCTTCAAGCACCTGCTGCGCGGCTCCCACGAGCCCGTACGGTTCGCCGCCGACGGCCTGCCCGACGGGCTGCGCCTCGACAAGCGCACCGGACTGATCTCCGGAACGCCCACCGAGACGGGCGAGTTCACCGTCCGCACCGGCGCGGGCAACGCGGCGGGCGACGGCACCGGCACGCTCACCCTCACCGTCGGCACACCCCCGCCCGCCCCCTGGACCTACGGCGACCTCGGTGACGTGGTCCTCGACGAGCGCGCCTTCGGGACCCTCGGCGTGGTCGCGATCCGCGCCCCCGGCTCCACGTCGTGTGCCGACGGCACCTTCACCGTGCGCGGCGCCGGGGTCGACCTGAGCGTCAACAACCAAGGAATGACAGGGCAGTTCGTACGACGGCCCGTCACCGGTGACTGCGAGGTCACCGCCCGGCTGGTCTCCCGCACCGGGGCCACGGCCGACCGGGTGGGGCTGTTGATGGCCAAGTCGCTCTCACCGTTCGACCAGGCGGCCGGCGTGATCGTCACCGGCGGCACCACCGGGCAGCTGATGCTGCGGCCCACCGTGGCCGGTGCCTCGGCCTTCTCCGGCACCACGACCGTTCAACTGCCCCTGCTGCTGCGGCTGAAGCGCACCGGGACCGCGTTCGCCGCAGCGATCTCCACCGACGAGGGCACCACCTGGACCGACCTGGCCTCCGGTCAGATCCCCGGGTTCGGCGACGCCCCCTACCACGTGGGCCTCGTGGTCTGCTCCCGCAGCCCGCTGGCCCTCGGCACCGCGCAGTTCGAAGAGGTGAGCATCACCCCCATCTGA